The stretch of DNA AGCTTCAGGCACGTCACTAGATGTACCATTCACTAGAGGGAGGTTATCAAACACGACACGCCAGTCTTCAATTACTGACTGCGGATCTTCTTGATAGGCTTCATACATCTCTTCTACATAGGTCAAATTCGCGCCATTAAGATGAGACGATTCAAGCCAGGCTTTCATGATGCCTTGGTGCATTTCTATTCCTTTCAAACTGTATACACGTGCTTAGCCAAAGTCATAAATACAGAATCTTGTTCTAAGCAAGGATTCTGCAATCTCTGTAGCCCCTAGAGTTCCAGATTTACTATTTTTGTCTTCCATGACAAAAAGAGTCACTCTCCTAAATGAAAGTGACTCTCATAGAGCTATATCAATATCGGCTCTTTAATTTGCATCTAAACAGCTCTCTTCAGAAGCATAGACTTAATGTGTCCAATTGCTTTTGTCGGGTTAAGCCCTTTAGGACAAACATCAACACAGTTCATAATACCGTGACAGCGGAATACACTGTACGCATCATCAAGCTCTGATAAACGCTCTTCAGTCGCAGTATCGCGGCTGTCGATCAAGAAGCGATAGGCATGAAGCAAACCACTCGGACCGATGAACTTATCAGGGTTCCACCAGAACGAAGGACAAGCTGTAGAACAACATGCACACATGATGCACTCATAGAGCCCATCTAAATGTGCACGCTCTTCTGGTGATTGCAGATGTTCACGCGCAGGCGTTTTCTCATCGTTAATCAAGTAAGGCTTTATCTTTTCGTACTGGGTGTAGAACTGTGTTAAGTCTACAATTAAGTCACGCACTACAGGCATACCAGGTAGTGGGCGGATCTCAATCTTCTTATTTTTGAAGGTAGAAACAGGCGTGATACACGCTAGACCGTTTTTACCGTTCATGTTAACACCATCACTACCACACACACCTTCACGGCATGAGCGTCTAAATGACAATGTTGAATCTAACTCTTTTAGCTTTATCAGTGCATCCAGTACCATCATATCAGTACCTTCGTCCACTTCTAAGCTGTAATCCTTCATGTAAGGCTTAGTGTCTACATCAGGATTGTAGCGATAAACTGCAAATTCCAATTTCATCGGGGCTTCTCCTAGTAGGTGCGCTTAACAGGCGGGAACGCATCACGAAGCTTAGGCTCCATGTTCACATCACGCTTAGTCATAAGCTCGGTAATCGGGTCATAAACACTGTGGCATAACCAGTTTTCATCATCACGTTCTAGATAATCTTCACGAGAATGTGCGCCGCGACTTTCAGTACGGAAGTTAGCTGCCGTAGCTGTCGCAATCGCTGTCGCCATCAAGTTATCAAGCTCTAAGCACTCGATTCGCTGAGTATTAAACTCAGATGAATTATCAGAGAGCTTAGCGTTTGCTAGACGTGTTCGAATAGTCTTCAGTTCTTCAAGGCCTTCAGCCATTGCGTCACCACTTCTGAATACTGAGAAGTTAAGCTGCATACAAAGTTGAAGATCTTTACGGATAGCCTCAGGCTCTTCACCATCTTTGTTACTTTCCCAACGATTTAAGCGTGCTAGAGAAGCGTCAATATCGGCTTCAGTGGCATCTTTAGGGTTAGGTGTAGCATCAAGCGCTTTACCTAAGTGCTGACCTGCTGCACGGCCAAAGACCACCAAATCAAGCAGCGAGTTACCGCCTAAACGGTTAGCGCCGTGTACTGATACACACGCAATCTCACCAACGGCAAATAGACCCACTATATCTTCTTCGCTGCCATCAGCATTTTGGCGTAACACTTGACCGCTCACTTTGGCAGGTAATCCACCCATCATATAGTGACAAGTCGGTAATACTGGAATTGGACCATCAGCTGGATCGATGTGCGCGAATGTGCGAGACAATTCACATACACCAGGAAGACGCGCTTCAAGCGTTTCTTTACCCAAATGATCAAG from Shewanella sp. Choline-02u-19 encodes:
- a CDS encoding succinate dehydrogenase iron-sulfur subunit; amino-acid sequence: MKLEFAVYRYNPDVDTKPYMKDYSLEVDEGTDMMVLDALIKLKELDSTLSFRRSCREGVCGSDGVNMNGKNGLACITPVSTFKNKKIEIRPLPGMPVVRDLIVDLTQFYTQYEKIKPYLINDEKTPAREHLQSPEERAHLDGLYECIMCACCSTACPSFWWNPDKFIGPSGLLHAYRFLIDSRDTATEERLSELDDAYSVFRCHGIMNCVDVCPKGLNPTKAIGHIKSMLLKRAV